The proteins below are encoded in one region of bacterium:
- a CDS encoding FAD-binding oxidoreductase, with amino-acid sequence MSDFPSSAQVVVIGAGIVGNSVVKHLAALGWRDIVQLDKGPLPNPGGSTGHASNFIYPVDHNKEMAHLTLDSQEQYEEMGVSVTSGGLEVARTEARLHELNRRMTSAKSWDIDSRLVTREEIEELVPFIDVDVVLGGWFSPSVSVVDSLRAGTLMREYAQQLGALSVHPVTEVLDIETDRGRISAVVTNKGRIACEYVVIACGVWSPRLARMAGASIPLTPAVHQMIDVGPLEILSATNSEIGYPIVRDMDTFCYERQT; translated from the coding sequence ATGAGCGACTTCCCGTCCAGTGCCCAGGTGGTAGTGATCGGCGCCGGAATCGTCGGGAACTCCGTGGTCAAGCACCTCGCCGCGCTCGGCTGGCGCGATATCGTCCAGCTCGACAAGGGCCCCCTCCCCAACCCGGGAGGTTCCACCGGCCATGCCTCCAACTTCATCTACCCGGTGGACCACAACAAGGAGATGGCCCACCTCACCCTCGACAGCCAGGAACAGTACGAGGAGATGGGTGTGAGTGTCACCTCGGGAGGTCTGGAGGTCGCCAGGACGGAAGCCCGCTTGCACGAACTGAACCGCCGCATGACCTCGGCCAAGTCCTGGGACATCGACAGCCGGCTGGTGACCCGGGAGGAGATCGAGGAGCTCGTACCTTTCATCGACGTCGACGTGGTCCTGGGTGGCTGGTTCTCGCCCTCCGTGTCCGTGGTGGACTCGTTGCGGGCAGGAACCCTCATGCGGGAGTACGCCCAGCAACTGGGCGCCCTGTCGGTACATCCCGTGACCGAGGTCCTGGACATCGAGACGGATCGGGGCCGGATCAGCGCGGTGGTCACCAACAAGGGAAGGATCGCCTGCGAGTACGTGGTGATCGCGTGTGGCGTCTGGTCTCCCCGCCTGGCACGGATGGCGGGCGCCTCCATCCCCCTGACTCCCGCCGTCCACCAGATGATCGACGTCGGCCCGCTCGAGATCCTGTCGGCCACGAACAGCGAGATCGGCTACCCGATCGTCCGGGACATGGACACGTTCTGCTACGAGCGCCAGAC
- a CDS encoding aminotransferase class III-fold pyridoxal phosphate-dependent enzyme, with product MNPRDRPATDPARAEALLPGGALGANANVVGPRFTVASASGAHITDTDGNRYLDYVMGAGALILGHQHPAVVDAVVSQAGRTMHQYGALTDVAIELAAQLVDAIPCAERIVFATTGSEATAYSLRMARAVTGRDLIVKFEGGFHGNHDYAGIAVAAPTAADYPTGKPFTAGTPGAVRDTVMVVPYNDLEALDRLVTPVADRVAGIIAEPVQRIIRPLPGFLEGLRSFCDRHGLLLIFDEVVTGFRLSYGGAQGYFGVTPDLAAFGKIIGGGGTLSCVAGRADVVDRTNPRLKGTPRYVYTSGTFHGNPLAAAAGLATLEVLRRPGFYEDLADRTRRLSSRLTQVLAEHGRPALVATAGSLWQILHIDRQPERYADLLASDQAANLRLDRALLANGINVIPGLRRFVSPAHSDDHFETTAQALDRACREPAAGQGRAVPGTGSSG from the coding sequence ATGAATCCCCGGGACCGACCCGCGACCGACCCGGCCCGCGCCGAGGCGCTCCTGCCCGGCGGAGCGCTGGGTGCCAATGCGAACGTGGTGGGGCCTCGTTTCACCGTGGCGTCCGCGTCGGGCGCCCACATAACCGACACGGACGGCAACCGCTACCTGGACTACGTGATGGGCGCGGGGGCGCTCATCCTGGGGCACCAGCATCCTGCCGTGGTGGATGCCGTCGTCAGCCAGGCCGGTCGGACCATGCACCAGTACGGAGCCCTGACCGACGTGGCGATCGAACTGGCCGCTCAACTGGTGGACGCGATTCCGTGCGCCGAGCGCATAGTCTTCGCCACCACCGGCTCGGAGGCCACGGCCTACTCGCTGCGGATGGCCAGGGCTGTCACCGGCCGCGACCTGATCGTCAAATTCGAGGGCGGGTTCCACGGCAACCACGACTACGCGGGTATCGCGGTCGCCGCCCCGACCGCGGCCGACTACCCGACCGGCAAACCGTTCACCGCCGGAACCCCGGGTGCGGTAAGGGATACCGTGATGGTGGTCCCGTACAACGACCTGGAGGCTCTCGATCGGCTGGTCACCCCGGTAGCGGACCGGGTCGCGGGGATCATCGCCGAGCCGGTCCAGCGCATCATCCGGCCCCTGCCCGGGTTTCTCGAAGGGCTGCGGAGCTTCTGTGACCGCCACGGGCTGCTGCTGATCTTCGACGAGGTGGTAACCGGCTTCCGCCTGTCCTACGGCGGCGCGCAGGGCTACTTCGGCGTGACGCCCGACCTGGCGGCTTTCGGCAAGATCATCGGAGGAGGCGGGACGCTGTCATGCGTTGCCGGCCGGGCGGACGTGGTTGACCGGACCAACCCCCGCCTCAAGGGGACTCCTCGCTACGTGTACACGTCGGGGACCTTCCACGGCAATCCCCTGGCGGCGGCGGCCGGGCTGGCCACCCTCGAAGTACTCCGCCGACCGGGCTTCTACGAAGACCTGGCGGATCGGACCCGGCGCCTGTCAAGCCGGCTGACCCAGGTGCTCGCCGAACACGGCCGCCCGGCCCTGGTGGCGACAGCCGGCTCCCTCTGGCAGATCCTCCACATCGACCGACAACCGGAACGCTACGCCGACCTGCTGGCCTCCGACCAGGCCGCCAACCTCCGACTCGACCGGGCGCTGCTCGCCAACGGGATCAACGTGATACCCGGACTGCGACGCTTCGTCAGCCCGGCCCACTCGGATGACCACTTCGAGACGACCGCCCAGGCCCTGGACCGCGCCTGCCGTGAACCGGCTGCCGGCCAAGGCAGGGCCGTGCCGGGAACCGGGAGCTCCGGATGA
- a CDS encoding FAD-dependent oxidoreductase, protein MGTSLLYHLAVEGWNDCLLLEKGELASGSTWHAAGQITHSTSSYGLAWMTGYGTRKYAGLEAETGRPVSWHQPGSLRLAVREDELDWLRYTVSVGRGVGNRMELIDPERIAELHPFCNLDGVLGALHTPDDGHVDPAGAVFAFAEGARQRGATIRRNTRVTGTVALPDGRWRVDTEVGSYVCDQVVNAAGTYARQVAAWAGPAVDLPVIPMTHQYFVTEEVPAFADLDEELPVLREDTHVSGYIRMERRAGLIGIYEKADPRSVWEDGTPWEADHHLFPPDYDRVAPWLEAAFERVPVLADAGIVKEVHGAITHPPDGNMLIGPAPGLTNYWYCTGVQVGISWGPGATRQLATWMVRGAPTINLRAFEPSRFGLFATPAYNRTKAHEDYLLRHEVPFPDLDRPAGRPHQTSTVHDRMARRGAVFEEVFGWERPRWFSPEGSPARHHHSFRRARWFGPVAAEVKAVRERAGVADLTAFSKFEVSGADSAAFLDRLTPGHLPELGRIGLVYMLTEHGMVEAEFTAARLADDRFYLVGAAAGELRFLDWMGSHVLDGRRGRGLGPRGPERVRITNRSRELGVLGVAGPRSRDVLQPLTNADLSNAGGGWLSARSMEIAGARALALRLSFTGELGWELHVAMEDLPVAFDAVTRSGAGHGLGAFGSLALNSMRMEKAYRVSGDMTQEVTAYEAGLMRFVDPAKRGYVGHEALAANIRSPRWKLALLDVDVTDADPLGGEGVFMRNRRVGVVTTTGYGHTTGRSLAWAYVDPGLDVPGTDLEVLVLGTPTPASVLPGPVWDPDAVRPRR, encoded by the coding sequence ATGGGCACATCGCTCCTCTACCACCTGGCCGTCGAGGGTTGGAACGACTGCCTGCTGCTCGAGAAGGGCGAACTGGCCTCCGGATCCACGTGGCACGCCGCCGGCCAGATCACCCATTCGACCTCCAGTTACGGCTTGGCATGGATGACCGGGTACGGAACCCGCAAGTACGCCGGTCTGGAGGCGGAGACCGGCCGGCCGGTCAGCTGGCACCAGCCCGGATCGCTGCGGCTCGCTGTCCGGGAAGATGAACTGGACTGGTTGCGCTACACGGTCTCGGTGGGCCGTGGGGTGGGAAACCGCATGGAGTTGATCGACCCGGAACGGATCGCCGAACTCCATCCCTTCTGCAATCTCGACGGCGTGCTCGGGGCCCTCCATACACCGGATGACGGTCATGTCGATCCCGCCGGCGCCGTGTTCGCTTTCGCAGAGGGAGCCCGGCAGAGAGGAGCCACCATCAGGCGTAACACCAGGGTTACCGGCACGGTGGCCCTGCCGGACGGCCGCTGGAGGGTGGACACCGAGGTCGGATCGTATGTGTGCGACCAGGTGGTCAACGCCGCCGGCACGTACGCGCGCCAGGTGGCGGCCTGGGCCGGGCCGGCCGTAGACCTGCCGGTCATCCCCATGACCCACCAGTACTTCGTGACCGAGGAGGTGCCGGCCTTCGCCGACCTGGACGAGGAACTGCCGGTCCTGCGCGAGGACACCCACGTGTCGGGATACATCAGGATGGAGAGGCGGGCCGGCCTCATCGGTATCTACGAGAAGGCGGATCCGCGCTCGGTGTGGGAGGACGGCACTCCCTGGGAGGCGGACCATCACCTGTTCCCTCCCGACTACGACCGGGTGGCGCCCTGGCTCGAGGCCGCCTTCGAGCGGGTACCGGTCCTGGCGGACGCCGGGATCGTGAAGGAGGTCCACGGAGCGATCACCCATCCGCCCGACGGCAACATGCTGATCGGCCCCGCACCGGGCCTCACCAACTACTGGTACTGCACCGGGGTGCAGGTCGGCATCTCGTGGGGTCCGGGCGCTACCCGCCAACTCGCCACCTGGATGGTGCGGGGCGCCCCCACCATCAACCTGCGCGCCTTCGAGCCCTCCCGGTTCGGCCTCTTCGCCACGCCGGCCTACAACCGGACCAAAGCCCACGAGGACTACCTGCTGCGCCACGAGGTTCCGTTTCCCGACCTCGACCGCCCCGCCGGACGCCCGCACCAGACCTCCACCGTGCATGACAGGATGGCTCGGCGGGGCGCCGTGTTCGAGGAGGTCTTCGGGTGGGAACGGCCCCGGTGGTTCTCCCCCGAAGGATCCCCGGCCCGGCATCATCACTCCTTCCGGAGGGCTCGTTGGTTCGGGCCGGTTGCCGCGGAGGTGAAGGCGGTGAGGGAACGGGCCGGAGTGGCCGACCTGACTGCTTTCTCCAAGTTCGAGGTATCGGGCGCGGATTCGGCCGCATTCCTGGACCGCCTCACGCCAGGCCACCTGCCTGAGCTGGGCCGGATCGGCCTGGTGTACATGCTCACCGAACACGGGATGGTCGAGGCCGAGTTCACCGCTGCCCGCCTCGCCGATGATCGCTTCTACCTGGTGGGCGCCGCAGCCGGCGAACTCCGGTTCCTCGACTGGATGGGCTCCCACGTTCTCGACGGCAGGCGGGGACGCGGGCTCGGACCCCGTGGACCGGAACGAGTGCGCATCACCAACCGCTCCCGCGAACTGGGCGTGCTGGGAGTGGCAGGACCCCGCAGTCGCGATGTGCTGCAACCGCTCACCAATGCCGACCTTTCCAACGCCGGCGGGGGGTGGCTGTCGGCGCGCTCCATGGAGATCGCCGGGGCACGGGCCCTCGCGCTCCGGTTGTCCTTCACAGGGGAACTCGGATGGGAACTCCATGTGGCGATGGAGGACCTGCCGGTCGCGTTCGACGCGGTGACCCGGTCAGGCGCGGGCCACGGCTTGGGGGCGTTCGGATCCCTGGCCCTCAACTCCATGCGCATGGAGAAGGCCTACCGGGTCTCGGGCGACATGACCCAGGAGGTGACCGCCTACGAGGCCGGGCTGATGAGGTTCGTCGATCCCGCCAAGCGGGGCTACGTCGGTCATGAGGCCTTGGCCGCCAACATACGCAGCCCGCGATGGAAGCTAGCTTTGCTGGACGTGGACGTAACGGATGCGGATCCGCTCGGCGGGGAGGGCGTCTTCATGAGGAACCGGAGGGTCGGGGTGGTGACCACCACCGGCTACGGACACACCACGGGCCGCAGCCTGGCCTGGGCGTACGTGGATCCCGGGCTCGACGTTCCGGGAACCGACCTCGAGGTGCTGGTGCTGGGCACCCCGACTCCGGCGAGCGTCCTGCCCGGTCCTGTCTGGGATCCGGACGCGGTCAGGCCTCGCCGATGA
- a CDS encoding MurR/RpiR family transcriptional regulator: MNRTTVPDTAAGLDPLLEHMSAAIGDMAPQVRKATAFVLDHPDEVGFATVRELAELAEVHPNTLVRMARVVGFEGFDDFRERFRNELRSRSPFHARAMSLQLMSSGERLPALYGEIAAVTLRNLERMFTGTSAAEMQAIADHIVSSRRTYVIGVGANYALAHNFAYLAGMALDNVVAVPGGGNVPMDGIVKAGHADVVIAMTFAPYRVEVVEATGAARRQGARVVAITDSHGSPIAVGADHLILAPSDTPQFFPSTLAAAAALETLVSFIVADAPPDVVAAVDLMHQRRYDLGVYWKPDRGNH; encoded by the coding sequence ATGAACCGTACAACTGTACCAGACACGGCCGCCGGGCTCGACCCGTTGCTCGAGCATATGAGCGCGGCGATCGGGGACATGGCTCCACAGGTCCGCAAGGCGACTGCCTTCGTGCTCGACCATCCCGACGAGGTCGGGTTTGCCACGGTGCGGGAGCTGGCGGAACTGGCCGAGGTGCATCCCAACACCCTGGTGCGCATGGCGCGCGTGGTGGGATTCGAGGGCTTCGACGACTTCCGCGAGCGTTTCCGCAACGAGTTGAGGAGCCGCAGCCCGTTTCACGCCCGGGCCATGTCGCTGCAGTTGATGTCGTCGGGCGAGAGGCTCCCGGCCCTGTATGGGGAGATAGCCGCGGTCACGCTACGGAACCTGGAGCGGATGTTCACCGGCACCTCTGCTGCGGAGATGCAGGCGATCGCCGACCACATCGTCAGTTCCCGGCGTACTTACGTCATCGGTGTGGGCGCCAACTACGCCCTGGCCCACAACTTCGCCTACCTGGCCGGGATGGCCCTGGACAACGTGGTGGCGGTTCCGGGTGGCGGGAACGTGCCGATGGACGGCATCGTCAAAGCGGGGCATGCAGACGTGGTGATCGCCATGACCTTCGCCCCCTACCGGGTGGAAGTGGTGGAGGCGACCGGCGCCGCCCGGCGGCAGGGCGCCCGGGTGGTTGCGATCACGGACAGCCACGGCTCTCCCATCGCGGTGGGCGCCGACCATCTGATCCTCGCTCCGAGCGACACACCGCAGTTCTTCCCCTCCACCCTGGCGGCGGCCGCCGCCCTCGAGACGCTGGTGTCGTTCATCGTGGCCGACGCCCCACCGGACGTGGTGGCGGCCGTAGACCTCATGCATCAACGCCGATACGATCTCGGTGTCTACTGGAAGCCGGACCGTGGGAACCACTGA
- a CDS encoding aromatic ring-hydroxylating dioxygenase subunit alpha, with protein sequence MGTTESSAYTRPQRVMDPSVYLDEDLFDREQRSLLSSTWQYACHRSELGRPGSYITFEVAGEPLFTVSDREGAIRTFYNVCMHRGHRLVQGSGVRPKLVCPYHAWTYRLDGRLDHAPHAEGRPGFDPDGICLTEVATEDLWGFLFVNLDGDAPPMEALYPGVREAIREFLPSIGRMRPIERRWFTAESNWKVAIENYNECYHCRTAHPSFSRGVVLPKTYTIRPVGQSLQHRAESSPEQYYEIDHEASPHAADYRAFYLWPLFSFQIYPGPVLNTFCWRPESVDRTPFFREWFSLDGEDSPTVRQVADEDARTTVAEDLALMRSVQGGLSSRGYRPGPLVIDPEMGLNSEHTVAAIKAWYMEAMGS encoded by the coding sequence GTGGGAACCACTGAGAGCTCCGCCTACACCCGACCCCAGCGGGTCATGGATCCGTCCGTGTACCTGGATGAGGACCTGTTCGACCGCGAGCAGCGCAGCCTGCTGTCGTCCACCTGGCAGTATGCCTGCCATAGGTCGGAGCTCGGCAGGCCGGGGAGCTACATCACGTTCGAGGTCGCCGGGGAGCCGCTCTTCACGGTCAGCGACCGCGAGGGGGCGATCCGCACCTTCTACAACGTCTGCATGCACCGCGGCCATCGCCTGGTACAGGGCAGCGGCGTCCGCCCGAAGCTGGTCTGCCCCTATCACGCGTGGACCTACCGCTTGGACGGGCGCCTCGACCATGCCCCCCACGCCGAAGGACGTCCCGGATTCGATCCGGATGGAATATGCCTGACCGAGGTTGCGACGGAGGACCTGTGGGGCTTCCTCTTCGTGAACCTGGACGGCGATGCGCCTCCCATGGAGGCCCTCTATCCCGGCGTTCGAGAGGCGATCCGCGAGTTCCTTCCCTCCATCGGACGGATGAGGCCGATCGAGCGCCGCTGGTTCACCGCCGAGTCGAACTGGAAGGTGGCGATCGAGAACTACAACGAGTGCTACCACTGCCGGACCGCGCATCCATCCTTCTCCAGGGGAGTGGTCCTCCCGAAGACCTACACGATCCGGCCTGTCGGACAATCCCTCCAGCACCGCGCCGAGAGTTCTCCCGAGCAGTATTACGAGATCGACCACGAGGCCTCGCCCCACGCCGCCGACTACCGCGCCTTCTACCTGTGGCCGCTCTTCTCCTTCCAGATCTACCCGGGCCCGGTTCTCAATACCTTCTGCTGGCGGCCCGAGTCGGTGGATCGGACTCCCTTCTTCCGCGAGTGGTTCAGCCTTGACGGCGAGGACTCACCAACCGTCCGGCAGGTGGCTGACGAGGACGCCCGCACGACGGTGGCGGAGGACCTGGCCCTGATGCGGTCGGTGCAGGGTGGTCTTTCGAGCCGGGGTTATCGCCCCGGACCGCTGGTCATCGATCCCGAGATGGGACTCAACAGCGAGCACACCGTGGCCGCGATCAAGGCCTGGTACATGGAGGCCATGGGTAGTTAG
- a CDS encoding B12-binding domain-containing protein — MFDEDLDLRTLPDDELVEQMHDDLYDGLAEEIYDGTRILLERGWSAPEVLNDALVEGMRIVGIDFRDGILFVPEVLMAANAMKAGMAVLRPLLAETGAETVGKVVIGTVKGDIHDIGKNLVAMMMEGAGFEVIDLGINTDVDEFIDAILEHQPDILGMSALLTTTMPYMKVVIDTLSNRGMREDYIVMVGGAPLNEEFGLAVGADAYCRDAAVAAETAKDLVARKRILMSEQV, encoded by the coding sequence ATGTTCGACGAAGATCTCGACCTCCGCACGCTTCCCGACGACGAGCTCGTCGAGCAGATGCATGACGATCTCTATGACGGCCTCGCCGAGGAGATCTACGACGGAACCCGGATTCTCCTGGAGCGAGGCTGGTCCGCACCGGAGGTCCTGAACGATGCTCTGGTCGAGGGGATGCGCATCGTCGGTATCGACTTCCGGGACGGCATCCTGTTCGTCCCCGAGGTGTTGATGGCGGCCAACGCCATGAAGGCCGGGATGGCCGTGTTGAGGCCCCTCCTGGCGGAGACCGGCGCCGAGACGGTCGGGAAGGTGGTCATCGGGACGGTCAAAGGGGACATCCACGACATCGGCAAGAACCTGGTGGCCATGATGATGGAGGGCGCCGGGTTCGAGGTCATCGACCTGGGCATCAACACCGACGTGGATGAGTTCATCGACGCCATACTGGAGCACCAGCCCGACATCCTCGGCATGTCGGCCTTGCTCACCACCACCATGCCCTACATGAAGGTGGTGATCGACACCCTGTCCAACCGCGGCATGCGGGAGGACTACATCGTCATGGTGGGTGGCGCTCCCCTCAACGAGGAGTTCGGCCTGGCCGTGGGCGCCGACGCCTACTGCCGGGACGCCGCGGTGGCCGCCGAGACCGCCAAGGACCTGGTGGCAAGGAAGCGGATCCTCATGAGCGAGCAGGTCTGA
- a CDS encoding DUF1638 domain-containing protein produces MARHRISNGTGPGAREPIRPPRLLVLACGALASEILYSIRLNGWDHVSLACLPARLHNTPDQIVPELEARLRSDAARYDRVLIGYADCGTGGHLDALLEKWENVERLPGAHCYEFYATSPVFHDLHAAELGTFYLTDFLTRHFDRLVWQFLGLDRYPQLRDMYFGNYRKLVYLAQFDRPELRTKAEEAARRLGLEYQHQPVGLGELATSLETFVSWPAALS; encoded by the coding sequence GTGGCCCGCCACCGGATCTCGAACGGGACCGGGCCGGGAGCGCGCGAACCGATCCGGCCGCCCCGGTTGCTGGTACTGGCCTGCGGGGCGCTCGCCTCGGAGATCCTCTACTCCATCAGGCTCAACGGCTGGGACCATGTGTCGCTCGCCTGCCTACCGGCCCGCCTCCACAACACGCCCGACCAGATCGTGCCGGAGTTGGAGGCCCGTCTGCGCTCGGATGCGGCTCGATACGACCGCGTGCTGATCGGATACGCCGACTGCGGAACCGGAGGCCATCTGGATGCGCTCCTGGAGAAGTGGGAGAACGTGGAGCGCCTCCCCGGCGCCCACTGCTACGAGTTCTATGCCACCTCGCCCGTGTTCCACGATCTTCACGCAGCGGAGTTGGGCACCTTCTACCTGACCGACTTCCTGACCAGGCACTTCGATCGCCTCGTGTGGCAGTTCCTGGGGCTCGACCGCTACCCGCAGCTTCGCGACATGTACTTCGGGAACTACCGCAAGCTGGTGTACCTGGCCCAGTTCGACCGTCCGGAACTGCGCACGAAGGCCGAGGAGGCCGCCCGCAGGCTGGGGCTCGAGTACCAGCACCAGCCGGTGGGATTGGGCGAGCTGGCAACGAGTCTGGAGACCTTCGTCTCCTGGCCCGCCGCTTTGTCATGA
- a CDS encoding virulence factor, translated as MTSRRGVSRNQRSRSELTVIYWRDIPAQVTARSGRNKMAVELPPRFQRAIDRAAMVAGKKTYDQYIEEWRRTSEPCGQEVEAEAKAAAARIEREYTKDRVRRIASNGGLEETLPAGEPA; from the coding sequence ATGACCAGCCGCCGGGGTGTCTCCCGAAACCAGCGTTCCCGGTCCGAGCTGACCGTCATCTACTGGCGTGACATCCCGGCCCAGGTCACGGCCCGGTCAGGCCGGAACAAGATGGCGGTCGAGCTACCGCCCCGGTTCCAGAGGGCGATCGACCGGGCCGCGATGGTGGCCGGGAAGAAGACCTACGACCAGTACATCGAGGAGTGGCGCCGTACCTCGGAGCCCTGCGGGCAGGAGGTCGAGGCCGAGGCCAAAGCCGCCGCCGCCCGGATCGAGAGGGAATACACGAAGGACCGCGTCCGGCGCATCGCGTCCAACGGCGGCCTGGAGGAGACCCTGCCCGCCGGAGAGCCGGCATGA
- a CDS encoding dihydropteroate synthase, with the protein MIRTVVSSATREVVIGPDRPFVVIGERINPTGRKLLAAEMKVGDYSRVEADALAQVAAGAHMLDVNAGIPLADEPAILAEAIQLVQSLVDVPISIDSSIVEALEAGLSVYEGKALVNSVTGEEERLERVLPLVAEYGAAVVAISNDETGISEDPEVRFQVAAKIVDRAARFGIPPEDVVVDPLVMPVGALRYAGKQVFDILHRLRDELGVNSTCGASNISFGLPNRHGINSAFLTMAIANGLTSAITNPLEPDISQAVKAADVLMGNDRDCARWIRAFRQPSDGGRTRARRRSGRRRPAPTP; encoded by the coding sequence ATGATCCGTACCGTGGTCAGCTCAGCCACCCGCGAGGTGGTCATCGGCCCGGACCGGCCCTTCGTGGTGATCGGGGAGCGGATCAACCCCACCGGCCGCAAACTGCTGGCCGCCGAGATGAAGGTGGGGGACTACAGCCGGGTTGAGGCTGACGCCCTGGCGCAAGTGGCGGCCGGGGCCCACATGCTGGATGTCAACGCAGGTATTCCGCTCGCGGACGAGCCCGCCATCCTCGCCGAAGCGATCCAGCTGGTCCAGTCGCTGGTCGATGTCCCCATCTCCATCGATTCATCCATCGTGGAGGCGCTCGAAGCCGGTCTGTCCGTCTACGAGGGTAAGGCCCTGGTCAACTCGGTCACCGGAGAGGAGGAGCGTCTCGAGCGGGTCCTGCCCCTAGTGGCCGAGTACGGGGCGGCAGTGGTGGCCATCTCGAACGACGAGACCGGCATCTCCGAGGATCCGGAGGTGCGCTTCCAGGTGGCGGCCAAGATCGTGGACCGGGCCGCCCGTTTCGGGATCCCGCCCGAGGACGTGGTGGTGGATCCGCTCGTGATGCCGGTGGGCGCGCTCCGGTACGCGGGTAAGCAGGTGTTCGACATCCTGCATCGGCTCCGGGACGAGCTGGGGGTCAACTCCACCTGCGGGGCGTCCAACATCAGCTTCGGTCTGCCAAACCGGCACGGCATCAACAGCGCCTTCCTGACCATGGCCATCGCCAACGGCCTCACCTCGGCCATCACCAACCCCCTCGAGCCGGACATATCGCAGGCCGTAAAGGCGGCGGACGTGCTCATGGGAAACGACCGGGACTGCGCCAGGTGGATCCGGGCCTTCCGGCAACCCTCCGACGGAGGTCGCACCCGCGCCCGCCGGCGCAGCGGTCGGCGCCGTCCCGCCCCCACTCCATAG